The proteins below are encoded in one region of Gambusia affinis linkage group LG07, SWU_Gaff_1.0, whole genome shotgun sequence:
- the manbal gene encoding protein MANBAL — MSEELDLSPPEVPEPTLLESILRYGLFLGAIFQLICILAIIMPSSKSHDQEETESTESKTGEQMKKAKGTAPQIRQKQKKESKKKR; from the exons ATGTCGGAAGAACTGGACCTGTCACCTCCGGAGGTACCTGAACCCACCTTACTGGAAAGCATCCTGCGCTATGGGTTGTTTTTGGGTGCCATTTTCCAGCTGATCTGCATCCTGGCCATTATAATGCCCTCATCCAAGAGTCACGATCAG GAGGAGACCGAATCCACTGAAAGCAAAACTGGAGAACAGATGAAGAAAGCAAAAGGAACGGCACCTCAGATtcgacagaaacaaaagaaggagagcaaaaagaaaagatag
- the LOC122833417 gene encoding uncharacterized protein LOC122833417 isoform X2: MDTVGSFLASPTLELLEKLTKEQIHQVAEHFEIDLGAAKGFKKPQLRSFLKDKLVQLNVFTISLSDADMSDVTSRGIDSLTGASKLDDDSSGPIVSQESQLKFQSMRTELEMQFEVEKLRLAHELEERKLALQEKRLAHEQEEKRLAHELEVKKLSLEAERLKLRSEGRLSGGSFNLSQGGDGFSGHNLVNMLKLVPKFNEQDPDVFFSLFEDMAEDNEWGDLDCSILLQSVLVGKAQEAYVSLTSAERKVYKSVKEAVLKAYELVPEHYRQQFRNCRKAEKQTNTDLVRQLNTQFYRWLSAEGVKEFESLCDLMVLEQFKTIIPDRVATYVNEQKVKTAAKAAVLADEYVLTHKTVRDYNWKGSYSFKESHHDWFSGKTGVEPTLKSKADSVCNYCRQKGHWKNECPLNTKIKSARSKRDNQKPVALASVSQLHSVESTHPAKVESVRPTVLAAPVDYKFFSELTDTNPQICEKDVRQDYAPFITNGFVSLSGSSNKVAVKILRDTGASESFILESVLPFSLLSDTGCSVLIRGIGLETFSVPLHKIYLQSELVQGEVTIAVRPSLSVEGVSLILGNNLAGGRVWRDVAPPPVVRACPSVSVSDVCARDFPEAFPACAVTRAITRSLADKEDESGKPGSILEKTACLPTLPVPLSLSELIAAQQEDTTLAALFDQVQAAEQDTKVSSGYFLQKDLLCSEFRGPFRQTEEPTSPHVCLLRF; this comes from the exons atgGATACTGTGGGTTCTTTTTTGGCTTCCCCAACTTTAGAACTGTTGGAAAAGCTTACTAAGGAGCAGATTCATCAAGTAGCTGAACACTTTGAAATTGACCTTGGAGCtgcaaaaggatttaaaaaaccTCAATTAAGGAGTTTCTTAAAAGACAAACTTGTACAACTAAATGTCTTTACTATTTCTCTTTCAGATGCTGATATGTCAGATGTAACTTCCCGGGGCATAGATTCTTTAACTGGTGCTTCAAAGTTGGATGATGACTCGTCAGGTCCAATAGTATCTCAAGAGTCTCAATTAAAGTTTCAATCTATGAGAACTGAGTTGGAAATGCAGTTTGAGGTGGAAAAATTGCGGCTAGCACATGAGCTTGAGGAGAGAAAACTAGCTTTACAAGAAAAGAGGCTAGCGcatgaacaagaagaaaagaggtTAGCACATGAGTTGGAGGTTAAGAAATTATCTTTGGAAGCTGAGCGCTTGAAGTTGAGGTCTGAGGGCAGGTTAAGTGGTGGATCTTTTAATCTGTCTCAAGGTGGTGATGGGTTTTCTGGACATAACTTGGTTAACATGTTGAAGCTGGTACCCAAGTTTAATGAACAAGATcctgatgtgtttttctctttgtttgagGACATGGCAGAGGACAATGAGTGGGGTGATCTCGATTGTTCCATTCTGCTGCAAAGTGTGCTGGTGGGTAAGGCCCAAGAAGCTTATGTTTCATTAACTTCAGCTGAAAGAAAGGTATACAAATCTGTTAAAGAAGCTGTTTTGAAGGCTTATGAACTGGTTCCTGAACATTACAGGCAACAATTTAGGAACTGCAGGAAGgctgaaaaacagacaaatacagATCTAGTCAGACAACTAAACACCCAGTTTTATCGTTGGTTATCAGCTGAAGGTGTGAAGGAGTTTGAATCCCTTTGTGATTTGATGGTGTTGGAACAGTTCAAGACCATTATTCCAGATCGGGTTGCCACATATGTTAAcgaacaaaaagtaaaaactgctgctaaagctgctGTCTTGGCAGATGAGTATGTTCTGACCCATAAAACTGTGAGGGATTACAATTGGAAAGGCAGCTATAGCTTTAAGGAATCTCATCATGACTGGTTCTCTGGTAAGACTGGAGTGGAACCTACATTGAAATCTAAAGCAGACTCTGTTTGTAACTATTGCCGCCAGAAAGGACACTGGAAAAATGAGTGTCCTCTGAATACCAAAATTAAATCGGCTAGGAGTAAACGAGATAATCAAAAACCTGTTGCTTTAGCCAGCGTTTCACAGTTGCATTCAGTGGAGTCTACACATCCAGCTAAAGTTGAAAGTGTAAGACCAACTGTTTTGGCTGCACCTGTTGACTATAAGTTTTTTTCAGAACTGACTGATACAAATCCCCAGATTTGTGAGAAGGATGTCAGACAAGACTATGCACCTTTCATCACAAATGGGTTTGTTTCTTTGAGTGGCAGTTCAAATAAAGTGGCTGTGAAGATTCTACGTGACACCGGAGCATCGGAATCTTTCATATTGGAATctgttttgccattttctcttttatctgaTACTGGTTGTAGTGTCTTAATTAGAGGTATTGGGTTGGAGACTTTTTCTGTGCCTCTTCATAAGATCTACTTGCAGTCAGAACTTGTACAAGGAGAGGTAACTATAGCTGTTCGTCCTTCTTTGTCTGTGGAAGGTGTGTCTCTCATTCTAGGAAACAATCTGGCAGGTGGACGTGTGTGGCGAGATGTTGCACCCCCTCCAGTGGTCCGAGCTTGTCCATCCGTTTCTGTGTCAGACGTATGTGCTCGAGACTTTCCTGAGGCTTTTCCAGCTTGTGCAGTAACTCGTGCCATTACTCGTTCTTTGGCTGATAAGGAGGACGAGTCTGGTAAGCCTGGTTCTATTCTTGAGAAGACTGCCTGTTTGCCAACTCTTCCTGTTCCTTTGTCACTCAGTGAGTTGATTGCAGCCCAGCAGGAAGACACAACCTTAGCTGCTCTGTTTGACCAAGTCCAGGCAGCTGAACAGGACACAAAAGTGTCAAGTggatattttctacaaaaagatCTGTTG tgttCGGAATTCCGAGGACCAttcagacagacagaggaaCCAACTTCACCTCACGTATGTTTGCTGAGATTTTGA
- the LOC122833417 gene encoding uncharacterized protein LOC122833417 isoform X1, which produces MDTVGSFLASPTLELLEKLTKEQIHQVAEHFEIDLGAAKGFKKPQLRSFLKDKLVQLNVFTISLSDADMSDVTSRGIDSLTGASKLDDDSSGPIVSQESQLKFQSMRTELEMQFEVEKLRLAHELEERKLALQEKRLAHEQEEKRLAHELEVKKLSLEAERLKLRSEGRLSGGSFNLSQGGDGFSGHNLVNMLKLVPKFNEQDPDVFFSLFEDMAEDNEWGDLDCSILLQSVLVGKAQEAYVSLTSAERKVYKSVKEAVLKAYELVPEHYRQQFRNCRKAEKQTNTDLVRQLNTQFYRWLSAEGVKEFESLCDLMVLEQFKTIIPDRVATYVNEQKVKTAAKAAVLADEYVLTHKTVRDYNWKGSYSFKESHHDWFSGKTGVEPTLKSKADSVCNYCRQKGHWKNECPLNTKIKSARSKRDNQKPVALASVSQLHSVESTHPAKVESVRPTVLAAPVDYKFFSELTDTNPQICEKDVRQDYAPFITNGFVSLSGSSNKVAVKILRDTGASESFILESVLPFSLLSDTGCSVLIRGIGLETFSVPLHKIYLQSELVQGEVTIAVRPSLSVEGVSLILGNNLAGGRVWRDVAPPPVVRACPSVSVSDVCARDFPEAFPACAVTRAITRSLADKEDESGKPGSILEKTACLPTLPVPLSLSELIAAQQEDTTLAALFDQVQAAEQDTKVSSGYFLQKDLLVRKWLPYSDREIVGPVYQVVVPVKFRNLVLKTAHGELSGHLGVNKTYNRVLRHFYWPRLKKDVAYFVKTCHTCQLTGKPNQTLKPAPLFPIPAAGKPFEHLIVDCVGPLIPSKSGSVYLLTVMCRSTRYPAAYALKTITTKSVVKALSNFISVFGIPRTIQTDRGTNFTSRMFAEILKQLGVVHQQSSAYHAQSQGALERFHQTLKALLRAYCTELSRDWEEGLPWLLLAAREVVQESTGFSPNELVFGHQVRGPLAILKSNLESSDPPSNLFDYINGFRRRLFLAGKLASENLKKAQRKMKQWFDQKAERRVFHPGDKVLALLPIQGSSFQAKFYGPYFVLRQVSEQDYMVSTPDRKRPTQLCHVNLLKPYFGRTLEEKDVKAVAASVKVDLSCTAGLDEDVQTPDDAVFQPRLKNSEILSNLQTLLSHLSTERSEQLKQLILDFHVLFSDIPTCTNLIEHDIDVKDAQPIRQHFYRVHPEKSKFLETEIQYLLDNGLAKPSCSSWASPCLLVKKPDGTYRFCTDYRKLNSITKPDSYPLPRMEDCVDRVGTAKYSPNQRLMRWALFLQPYNLDIRHIRGTDNVLADALSRAIDGPE; this is translated from the exons atgGATACTGTGGGTTCTTTTTTGGCTTCCCCAACTTTAGAACTGTTGGAAAAGCTTACTAAGGAGCAGATTCATCAAGTAGCTGAACACTTTGAAATTGACCTTGGAGCtgcaaaaggatttaaaaaaccTCAATTAAGGAGTTTCTTAAAAGACAAACTTGTACAACTAAATGTCTTTACTATTTCTCTTTCAGATGCTGATATGTCAGATGTAACTTCCCGGGGCATAGATTCTTTAACTGGTGCTTCAAAGTTGGATGATGACTCGTCAGGTCCAATAGTATCTCAAGAGTCTCAATTAAAGTTTCAATCTATGAGAACTGAGTTGGAAATGCAGTTTGAGGTGGAAAAATTGCGGCTAGCACATGAGCTTGAGGAGAGAAAACTAGCTTTACAAGAAAAGAGGCTAGCGcatgaacaagaagaaaagaggtTAGCACATGAGTTGGAGGTTAAGAAATTATCTTTGGAAGCTGAGCGCTTGAAGTTGAGGTCTGAGGGCAGGTTAAGTGGTGGATCTTTTAATCTGTCTCAAGGTGGTGATGGGTTTTCTGGACATAACTTGGTTAACATGTTGAAGCTGGTACCCAAGTTTAATGAACAAGATcctgatgtgtttttctctttgtttgagGACATGGCAGAGGACAATGAGTGGGGTGATCTCGATTGTTCCATTCTGCTGCAAAGTGTGCTGGTGGGTAAGGCCCAAGAAGCTTATGTTTCATTAACTTCAGCTGAAAGAAAGGTATACAAATCTGTTAAAGAAGCTGTTTTGAAGGCTTATGAACTGGTTCCTGAACATTACAGGCAACAATTTAGGAACTGCAGGAAGgctgaaaaacagacaaatacagATCTAGTCAGACAACTAAACACCCAGTTTTATCGTTGGTTATCAGCTGAAGGTGTGAAGGAGTTTGAATCCCTTTGTGATTTGATGGTGTTGGAACAGTTCAAGACCATTATTCCAGATCGGGTTGCCACATATGTTAAcgaacaaaaagtaaaaactgctgctaaagctgctGTCTTGGCAGATGAGTATGTTCTGACCCATAAAACTGTGAGGGATTACAATTGGAAAGGCAGCTATAGCTTTAAGGAATCTCATCATGACTGGTTCTCTGGTAAGACTGGAGTGGAACCTACATTGAAATCTAAAGCAGACTCTGTTTGTAACTATTGCCGCCAGAAAGGACACTGGAAAAATGAGTGTCCTCTGAATACCAAAATTAAATCGGCTAGGAGTAAACGAGATAATCAAAAACCTGTTGCTTTAGCCAGCGTTTCACAGTTGCATTCAGTGGAGTCTACACATCCAGCTAAAGTTGAAAGTGTAAGACCAACTGTTTTGGCTGCACCTGTTGACTATAAGTTTTTTTCAGAACTGACTGATACAAATCCCCAGATTTGTGAGAAGGATGTCAGACAAGACTATGCACCTTTCATCACAAATGGGTTTGTTTCTTTGAGTGGCAGTTCAAATAAAGTGGCTGTGAAGATTCTACGTGACACCGGAGCATCGGAATCTTTCATATTGGAATctgttttgccattttctcttttatctgaTACTGGTTGTAGTGTCTTAATTAGAGGTATTGGGTTGGAGACTTTTTCTGTGCCTCTTCATAAGATCTACTTGCAGTCAGAACTTGTACAAGGAGAGGTAACTATAGCTGTTCGTCCTTCTTTGTCTGTGGAAGGTGTGTCTCTCATTCTAGGAAACAATCTGGCAGGTGGACGTGTGTGGCGAGATGTTGCACCCCCTCCAGTGGTCCGAGCTTGTCCATCCGTTTCTGTGTCAGACGTATGTGCTCGAGACTTTCCTGAGGCTTTTCCAGCTTGTGCAGTAACTCGTGCCATTACTCGTTCTTTGGCTGATAAGGAGGACGAGTCTGGTAAGCCTGGTTCTATTCTTGAGAAGACTGCCTGTTTGCCAACTCTTCCTGTTCCTTTGTCACTCAGTGAGTTGATTGCAGCCCAGCAGGAAGACACAACCTTAGCTGCTCTGTTTGACCAAGTCCAGGCAGCTGAACAGGACACAAAAGTGTCAAGTggatattttctacaaaaagatCTGTTGGTACGTAAATGGTTGCCTTATAGTGACAGGGAAATTGTTGGTCCAGTTTATCAAGTTGTTGTTCCAGTCAAGTTCAGAAACCTTGTTTTGAAAACTGCTCATGGAGAATTGTCTGGACATTTAGGAGTCAATAAAACTTATAATCGAGTTTTACGACATTTTTATTGGCCACGTCTAAAAAAAGATGTCGCTTATTTTGTGAAAACTTGTCACACTTGCCAGTTAACTGGGAAACCTAATCAGACCTTGAAACCAGCTCCACTTTTTCCCATACCGGCTGCTGGTAAACCCTTTGAACACTTGATAGTGGACTGTGTTGGCCCACTGATTCCTTCAAAGTCAGGATCTGTGTATTTGCTGACAGTTATGTGTAGAAGCACTCGTTATCCTGCAGCCTATGCTCTGAAAACTATTACGACAAAGTCGGTGGTCAAAGCTTTGTCgaatttcatttcagtgttCGGAATTCCGAGGACCAttcagacagacagaggaaCCAACTTCACCTCACGTATGTTTGCTGAGATTTTGAAACAACTTGGTGTAGTTCATCAACAAAGCAGTGCTTATCATGCTCAAAGCCAGGGGGCGCTAGAGCGTTTTCACCAAACCCTGAAGGCATTGTTGCGAGCATACTGCACAGAGTTGAGTAGAGACTGGGAAGAAGGTCTGCCTTGGCTTCTTCTGGCAGCTCGTGAAGTTGTGCAAGAAAGTACAGGGTTCAGTCCGAATGAACTCGTGTTTGGACATCAGGTGCGTGGTCCTCTCGCTATTCTAAAATCGAACTTGGAGAGTTCTGATCCACCATCAAACTTGTTTGACTACATTAATGGTTTTCGTCGCAGACTTTTCTTGGCTGGCAAACTAGCCTCTGAGAATCTTAAAAAGGctcagagaaaaatgaaacaatggtTTGACCAAAAAGCTGAAAGAAGAGTGTTTCACCCAGGAGATAAGGTGCTTGCCTTACTTCCCATTCAGGGTTCATCATTTCAGGCAAAGTTTTACGGTCCATATTTTGTGTTGAGACAGGTGTCTGAACAAGACTATATGGTTTCTACCCCAGACCGTAAACGACCAACTCAACTGTGCCATGTAAACTTACTAAAGCCTTATTTTGGTCGTACTCTGGAGGAAAAAGATGTGAAGGCAGTTGCTGCTTCTGTGAAAGTAGACTTGAGCTGCACAGCAGGATTAGATGAGGATGTGCAAACTCCAGATGATGCTGTGTTTCAACCAAGACTTAAGAACTCTGAGATATTGTCTAACTTACAAACATTATTGAGTCATTTGTCTACGGAAAGAAGCGAGCAGTTGAAGCAgttaattttggattttcatgttttgtttagtgaCATTCCAACATGTACTAATTTAATTGAGCATGATATTGATGTGAAAGATGCGCAGCCCATCCGTCAACATTTTTATCGTGTTCATCCTGAGAAAAGCAAGTTTTTGGAGACAGAAATTCAGTATTTGCTGGACAACGGCCTGGCTAAACCATCTTGTTCCAGTTGGGCCTCACCATGTTTGTTGGTTAAAAAACCTGACGGTACCTATAGATTCTGTACTGACTACAGGAAATTGAACAGCATTACAAAACCTGACTCCTACCCGCTTCCCCGGATGGAAGATTGCGTTGATCGTGTTGGAACAGCGAAGTAT AGTCCAAATCAGCGGTTGATGCGATGGGCCTTATTTCTGCAACCTTACAACCTTGATATTCGGCATATTCGAGGCACTGACAACGTACTGGCTGATGCATTGTCTCGTGCCATTGATGGACCAGAATAA
- the LOC122833417 gene encoding uncharacterized protein LOC122833417 isoform X3 translates to MDTVGSFLASPTLELLEKLTKEQIHQVAEHFEIDLGAAKGFKKPQLRSFLKDKLVQLNVFTISLSDADMSDVTSRGIDSLTGASKLDDDSSGPIVSQESQLKFQSMRTELEMQFEVEKLRLAHELEERKLALQEKRLAHEQEEKRLAHELEVKKLSLEAERLKLRSEGRLSGGSFNLSQGGDGFSGHNLVNMLKLVPKFNEQDPDVFFSLFEDMAEDNEWGDLDCSILLQSVLVGKAQEAYVSLTSAERKVYKSVKEAVLKAYELVPEHYRQQFRNCRKAEKQTNTDLVRQLNTQFYRWLSAEGVKEFESLCDLMVLEQFKTIIPDRVATYVNEQKVKTAAKAAVLADEYVLTHKTVRDYNWKGSYSFKESHHDWFSGKTGVEPTLKSKADSVCNYCRQKGHWKNECPLNTKIKSARSKRDNQKPVALASVSQLHSVESTHPAKVESVRPTVLAAPVDYKFFSELTDTNPQICEKDVRQDYAPFITNGFVSLSGSSNKVAVKILRDTGASESFILESVLPFSLLSDTGCSVLIRGIGLETFSVPLHKIYLQSELVQGEVTIAVRPSLSVEGVSLILGNNLAGGRVWRDVAPPPVVRACPSVSVSDVCARDFPEAFPACAVTRAITRSLADKEDESVS, encoded by the exons atgGATACTGTGGGTTCTTTTTTGGCTTCCCCAACTTTAGAACTGTTGGAAAAGCTTACTAAGGAGCAGATTCATCAAGTAGCTGAACACTTTGAAATTGACCTTGGAGCtgcaaaaggatttaaaaaaccTCAATTAAGGAGTTTCTTAAAAGACAAACTTGTACAACTAAATGTCTTTACTATTTCTCTTTCAGATGCTGATATGTCAGATGTAACTTCCCGGGGCATAGATTCTTTAACTGGTGCTTCAAAGTTGGATGATGACTCGTCAGGTCCAATAGTATCTCAAGAGTCTCAATTAAAGTTTCAATCTATGAGAACTGAGTTGGAAATGCAGTTTGAGGTGGAAAAATTGCGGCTAGCACATGAGCTTGAGGAGAGAAAACTAGCTTTACAAGAAAAGAGGCTAGCGcatgaacaagaagaaaagaggtTAGCACATGAGTTGGAGGTTAAGAAATTATCTTTGGAAGCTGAGCGCTTGAAGTTGAGGTCTGAGGGCAGGTTAAGTGGTGGATCTTTTAATCTGTCTCAAGGTGGTGATGGGTTTTCTGGACATAACTTGGTTAACATGTTGAAGCTGGTACCCAAGTTTAATGAACAAGATcctgatgtgtttttctctttgtttgagGACATGGCAGAGGACAATGAGTGGGGTGATCTCGATTGTTCCATTCTGCTGCAAAGTGTGCTGGTGGGTAAGGCCCAAGAAGCTTATGTTTCATTAACTTCAGCTGAAAGAAAGGTATACAAATCTGTTAAAGAAGCTGTTTTGAAGGCTTATGAACTGGTTCCTGAACATTACAGGCAACAATTTAGGAACTGCAGGAAGgctgaaaaacagacaaatacagATCTAGTCAGACAACTAAACACCCAGTTTTATCGTTGGTTATCAGCTGAAGGTGTGAAGGAGTTTGAATCCCTTTGTGATTTGATGGTGTTGGAACAGTTCAAGACCATTATTCCAGATCGGGTTGCCACATATGTTAAcgaacaaaaagtaaaaactgctgctaaagctgctGTCTTGGCAGATGAGTATGTTCTGACCCATAAAACTGTGAGGGATTACAATTGGAAAGGCAGCTATAGCTTTAAGGAATCTCATCATGACTGGTTCTCTGGTAAGACTGGAGTGGAACCTACATTGAAATCTAAAGCAGACTCTGTTTGTAACTATTGCCGCCAGAAAGGACACTGGAAAAATGAGTGTCCTCTGAATACCAAAATTAAATCGGCTAGGAGTAAACGAGATAATCAAAAACCTGTTGCTTTAGCCAGCGTTTCACAGTTGCATTCAGTGGAGTCTACACATCCAGCTAAAGTTGAAAGTGTAAGACCAACTGTTTTGGCTGCACCTGTTGACTATAAGTTTTTTTCAGAACTGACTGATACAAATCCCCAGATTTGTGAGAAGGATGTCAGACAAGACTATGCACCTTTCATCACAAATGGGTTTGTTTCTTTGAGTGGCAGTTCAAATAAAGTGGCTGTGAAGATTCTACGTGACACCGGAGCATCGGAATCTTTCATATTGGAATctgttttgccattttctcttttatctgaTACTGGTTGTAGTGTCTTAATTAGAGGTATTGGGTTGGAGACTTTTTCTGTGCCTCTTCATAAGATCTACTTGCAGTCAGAACTTGTACAAGGAGAGGTAACTATAGCTGTTCGTCCTTCTTTGTCTGTGGAAGGTGTGTCTCTCATTCTAGGAAACAATCTGGCAGGTGGACGTGTGTGGCGAGATGTTGCACCCCCTCCAGTGGTCCGAGCTTGTCCATCCGTTTCTGTGTCAGACGTATGTGCTCGAGACTTTCCTGAGGCTTTTCCAGCTTGTGCAGTAACTCGTGCCATTACTCGTTCTTTGGCTGATAAGGAGGACGAGTCTG TGAGTTGA